In Motilibacter aurantiacus, the sequence CGTCGGCAAGACCGCCAGCTGCGCGGCCATGGCGCTCACCGCCGGGGCGTACGCCTGGCCGGGGCACCCGCGCCTCGCGGCCGTCGTCGCCGCCGGGGCGCTGACCGCCGTCAACTACCGGGGGATCACGCGGACGGCCGCTCTCAACCGGGCCCTGGTCACGGTCACGCTGGGGTCGCTGGCCCTGGTCGTCGCCGGCTGCCTGGCCGGCGGCGCGACGGACGCGGCCAACCTGCGGCTGCAGGGCTTCGACGGCTACGGGGTGCTGCAGGCCGCCGGGCTGCTCTTCTTCGCCTTCGCGGGCTACGCGCGCATCGCCACGCTCGGCGAGGAGGTGCGCGACCCCGCCCGGACGATCCCGCGCGCCGTGCCCGTCGCCCTCGGCGTCGTCGTCGTGGTCTACGCCCTCGTCGGGGTCAGCGTCCTGCTCGTGCTCGGCGCGGGCGGCGTCGCCACGTCCGCCGCGCCGCTGCGCGACGCGGTGGCCGCCGGCAGCCTCGACGGGCTCTCACCCCTGGTCCGCGTCGGGGCCGTCACGGCCGCGCTCGGGGTCCTGCTCAGCGCCATGGCGGGCGTCGGCCGCACCACGCTGGCGATGGCCCGGGACCGTGAGCTGCCGCCGGCCCTCGCGGCCGTGCACCCGCGCTTCGGCGTGCCGCACCGGGCCGAGCTCGCTCTCGGGGCGGTGGTCGTCGCGATCGTCTGCGTCGCCGACATCCGCGGGGCGATCGGCTTCTCCGGGCTCGGCGTCCTCGTCTACTACGCGGTCGCCAACGCCGGCGCGTGGACGCTGCCGGCGCGTACCGCCCTGCGGCGCCCGGTCGCAGCGGTCGGGCTCACGGGTTGCCTGGTGCTGGCCGCCACCCTGCCCTGGGCGAGCGTCGTGGCCGGGGTCGCCGTCCTGGCGCTCGGCCTGCTGCTGCGGGCTGCTGCCCGCGCCCGGTGACCCCAGCTCCTCGACCGTCGCCGTGGCGCGAGCTCGAGGACAGCCGTCGACCGCCGCGTGTCGTGCGGCGGCCTTGCTCGCGGGCGTCAGCCCTCGGGCCGCTCCGCCCACCGCTCCGGCACGGCCCGCCGGCGGGCCGCCCGTGCCAGCTCCACCTCGCGGGCCAGCAGCTCGCGCGCCTCGACCGCGTCGCGGTGGTCGGCGTACGGGCGGATGCCGGGCGGCAGGTCGATGTGGAGGGAGGCGAGGCCGAGCCGGCGCTGCACCGGGCCCTGCGTCACCCGGACCGACTGCGCCTTGGCGTGCGGCACGACGTCGAGCTCGCGGCGGAGGACGCCGCGCGTCGACACGAACACCTTGTCGTCGGCGCCGACCGCCAGGCCCCTCCACGCGACCGGGTCGATCGAGCGCGCGCGGCGCGGCACGCCGGCCAGGGGCACCGCCTCCGGGCCGGGGTGCGGCCCCACCTCGGCCTGGAGCACCAGCCGGACCAGGTCGTACGCCTCCGCCCGCGGCGCGACCGGCAGCAGCGCGCTGCTCTCCGACGCCGCCTCCTTGCCGTAGCCGGCCACGGACACCTCCACCCGCACCCACCCGCGCGCCCGCCACAGCAGCGGCGAGACGATGCGCAGCGCCTGCACCCGGCCCGGTGGAACGGTCTGGGCGCGCGTCTCCAGCAGCCCGCGCCGCAGCCGAAGCCCGTCCGGCGAACCGGCAATCGTGAAATCGAACTCGCTGATCAGCCGTTGTGCCATCCCGCCGCCGAGGGGGATCAGGACGGGCAGGATCGCGAAGGCGAAGCTCGGCTCGCCTGTCATGGCCACGCCGACCAGCAGCGCCACCGCGAGCACGCCCGACACGATGGTGGGCATCGACAGCAGCACGGAGCCGAGAAGCCGCCCCGGGGGGACCTTGTGCAGCACGACCTCCGGGGCCTCCGGGGCGTCCTCCCCCTCCGCGGCACGGACCCCGGCAGCGCGGGCGAGCAGCTCGGCGCGCAGCCGCACGGCCGCGTCCTCGGACAGGTAGGCGAGGCCACCCTCGCTCGCCTTGCCCCCCACGACCTCCAGCCGCAGCTCCGCCAGCCCCAGCACCCGGCCCAGCAGCGGGCGTACGACGTCGACGGCCTGCAGCCGGTCGAGCCGCACGCGCCGCGACCGCCGGAAGAGCGCGCCGCTCTCGATGAGCAGCTCCTCCCCGTCGAAGCCGAACCGGGTGAACAGCCACGCCACCCAGCCGTAGACGAGGGCGAGCGGCACGACGGCGGCGAGCGCGACGAGCATCGGCAGCGGCGAGCCGCCCCGCCCGTCGGCCGCCTGCTGGCCGAGGATCGCCACGATCACCGCGAGCGCCTTCCAGCCCCGGACGAACGGCGTCAGCGGGTGGAGGCGGCGCAGCTCGACGGCCCGGCCGGTGCCGGCCGCGACGGGCTCGCTCACAGGCCCGCCGCGCGGGCCTCGCCACGGGCGGCCAGCCGGTCGCGCAACCGGGCGGCCTCGGCCGGGGTCAGCCCCGGGATGGACGCGTCGGTCGTGGCCGAGGCGGTGTGCAGCTGGACCCGAGCGACCCCCGCGGCCCGGTCGAGCGGGCCGGCCGTGACGTCCACGAACTGCATCCGGCCGTACGGCACCACCACGAGCCTGCGGAAGAGCACGCCGTTGCGCAGCAGCAGGTCGTCGTCCCGCTCCGCGTAGCCCCACGCCGCCACCTGGCGGCCGACGACGACCCAGGCCCACGCCAGCAGCGCGGCCCCGACGACGACCGGGACCGCCGCCCACCCCGGCGCGGCCACCAGGGCCAGCAGCACCGCGGAGCCCAGGGCCGGGACGCCGATCAGCGCCGCCGCCAGCCCGCGGCGCACGGTCGCCAGCCGCGGCGACACCGGGTGCCACGGGGTGCCGGGCGGGTCGAAGGCGTCAGCACCCGTCGTGTCCACGCTGGGGAGCCTAGGTGCTCGCCCCCCGGCGCCCGGTGACACCATTGCCGCCCGTGCCCGAACTCGTCGTCGGCGTCGGCCTGACGTCTGCCGCAGCCCCGGGAGCCGCCGTCGAGGGCGGCCACCCCTCGCGGGCCGACCTCGTCCTGCCGATCGGCCAGCACCACCCGTCCGCCCACGGCGCGTTCCGGCTGCGGCTGCAGGTCGAG encodes:
- a CDS encoding PH domain-containing protein, translated to MDTTGADAFDPPGTPWHPVSPRLATVRRGLAAALIGVPALGSAVLLALVAAPGWAAVPVVVGAALLAWAWVVVGRQVAAWGYAERDDDLLLRNGVLFRRLVVVPYGRMQFVDVTAGPLDRAAGVARVQLHTASATTDASIPGLTPAEAARLRDRLAARGEARAAGL
- a CDS encoding APC family permease, producing MSSAAAAPEGPALRRELGVADAVLVGLGAMLGAGVFAAFAPAAGAAGTGLLLALAVAAVVAYCNATSTAALAAAHPQAGGAYLYGRRQLGPVWGYVAGWGFVVGKTASCAAMALTAGAYAWPGHPRLAAVVAAGALTAVNYRGITRTAALNRALVTVTLGSLALVVAGCLAGGATDAANLRLQGFDGYGVLQAAGLLFFAFAGYARIATLGEEVRDPARTIPRAVPVALGVVVVVYALVGVSVLLVLGAGGVATSAAPLRDAVAAGSLDGLSPLVRVGAVTAALGVLLSAMAGVGRTTLAMARDRELPPALAAVHPRFGVPHRAELALGAVVVAIVCVADIRGAIGFSGLGVLVYYAVANAGAWTLPARTALRRPVAAVGLTGCLVLAATLPWASVVAGVAVLALGLLLRAAARAR
- a CDS encoding PH domain-containing protein gives rise to the protein MSEPVAAGTGRAVELRRLHPLTPFVRGWKALAVIVAILGQQAADGRGGSPLPMLVALAAVVPLALVYGWVAWLFTRFGFDGEELLIESGALFRRSRRVRLDRLQAVDVVRPLLGRVLGLAELRLEVVGGKASEGGLAYLSEDAAVRLRAELLARAAGVRAAEGEDAPEAPEVVLHKVPPGRLLGSVLLSMPTIVSGVLAVALLVGVAMTGEPSFAFAILPVLIPLGGGMAQRLISEFDFTIAGSPDGLRLRRGLLETRAQTVPPGRVQALRIVSPLLWRARGWVRVEVSVAGYGKEAASESSALLPVAPRAEAYDLVRLVLQAEVGPHPGPEAVPLAGVPRRARSIDPVAWRGLAVGADDKVFVSTRGVLRRELDVVPHAKAQSVRVTQGPVQRRLGLASLHIDLPPGIRPYADHRDAVEARELLAREVELARAARRRAVPERWAERPEG